From a region of the Etheostoma cragini isolate CJK2018 chromosome 20, CSU_Ecrag_1.0, whole genome shotgun sequence genome:
- the impg1b gene encoding interphotoreceptor matrix proteoglycan 1 isoform X1 gives MILKSGLFFTLCLFTLQASRIKDLHDHGFSGLRDVKYRHFLEASRPIRHTTTVRAEQDGHRTKRSALLTTGVKVCPQETVKTVISSHRAYYKLRVCQEAIWEAFRIFLDRVPNSEEYRAWLHTCQHENLCMDDLAQNFSSSQEHLDLVAIRVAEQAEIEGVITGTTESGRDCTWTPAPFLLPTEADVIPEDPNMIKENYEEYIVEFRVTIVDPVFNKLLSNAGAVQFQEITRELTNKIIRVFEKVPGFKEIRVLGFRSEDVSVRYAVVFNGETELNDDPEGLEEPETDEDVNAPKLKHIIVKAFKQEPSLDIQTLSFEAVTTIYSVSELGLNPVKGVVSKDDTTQAPTADNIFLPTVAVIENSLEASSIKPETHTFMPFIPNIFPESTPAIIDETPLMSSAEEESTEDSAEEPGDITSGTNLETITEQGEEAEPEVEEIPPTEPHDEVGEAEPEEQVTDEPKPAGGVTEEQPEQQNEDLPLATPDFQPEEVNTDTHVEVNLDLPESTDPTETSIIDAAVTIATSSPHEDFVQGIEPEKDVESLAPPAESGEAPEDRDDSSGGHSGATSVSTDLPPENSNIQEDGVSSQNRTEEDVTEPLEEESGSGFPSESDEGPYESTAAPAMRQASTPLMTAVDKGKELVVFFSLRVTNMMFSDDLFNKSSPEYKSLENTFLELTQHSGSRNSPKPGASSKSGPGRKTTLASIPLLPYLQSNLTGFKQLEILNFRNGSVVVNSKMKLDKPVPYNLTEAVHCVLEDFCSAASKRLDIEIDSRSLEVEPADHADPCKFLACNEFSRCVVNSWTEEAECLCDPGYRIVDGLPCQSTCTLQPDYCLNEGLCEIIPGHGATCRCPAGKYWHYHGERCNELVLMPLDPTIIMTCLVGSLCFVCAIIGILFFINKKCIRIHKAVALVHTLAPYAFENTLRVNPVFENDDGVLSQVSTLPCPSSSASSQSQQSEQEHFASVENIHLSIEIPRQLYTTRSETLVSEIVDFHHCIPHNETWRPPNEYRKCCLVRASDNECFEVTVV, from the exons ACCTTCATGACCACGGTTTTTCTGGACTCAGGGATGTGAAGTACCGACACTTTCTAGAAGCCTCCAGACCTATCAGACACACCACAACTGTCAGAGCAGAGCAGGACGGACATCGGACGAAGAGGTCGGCGCTGCTCACCACGGGGGTCAAGGTGTGTCCCCAGGAGACGGTGAAAACAGTCATCAGCAGCCATCGGGCCTATTACAAGCTCAGAG TTTGTCAGGAAGCGATCTGGGAAGCGTTTCGGATCTTCTTGGACAGAGTCCCAAACTCAGAGGAGTACAGAGCCTGGCTTCACACCTGCCAGCATGAAAACCTCTGCATGGATGACCTGGCCCAGAACTTCAGCAGTTCTCAAGAGCATCTGGACCTGGTGGCCATA agAGTAGCTGAGCAAGCTGAAATTGAAGG cgTTATCACTGGAACCACTGAGTCAGGAAGGGATT GCACATGGACACCAGCACCTTTTCTGCTACCAACTGAGGCTGACGTG ATCCCAGAAGACCCCAACATGATCAAAGAGAACTATGAGGAGTATATTGTTGAGTTTAGAGTCACCATCGTGGACCCGGTATTCAACAAACTGCTCAGTAACGCAGGGGCCGTGCAGTTCCAAGAGATCACACGAGAGCTCACAAACAAG atAATTCGTGTTTTTGAAAAAGTTCCAGGATTCAAAGAGATTCGTGTTCTAGGATTTCG CTCAGaggatgtgtctgtgcgttATGCCGTGGTCTTTAATGGAGAAACAGAGCTCAACGATGACCCTGAGGGTCTTGAAGAGCCTGAAACAGACGAGGATGTCAATGCTCCTAAACTGAAACACATCATTGTAAAGGCCTTCAAACAGGAACCGTCACTggacatacagacactcagcTTTGAGGCTG TAACCACAATTTATTCAGTTTCGGAGCTCGGCCTGAACCCTGTTAAGGGCGTTGTATCTAAGGACGACACCACACAGGCGCCGACAGCGGACAACATTTTCCTCCCTACTGTGGCAGTGATAGAAAACTCTTTGGAAGCTTCTTCAATCaaaccagaaacacacacctttATGCCTTTCATTCCAAACATCTTCCCAGAAAGCACTCCAGCCATCATCGATGAGACTCCATTAATGTCATCAGCAGAGGAGGAATCCACAGAAGATTCTGCTGAGGAGCCCGGTGACATAACATCAGGTACAAATCTGGAAACTATCACAGAGCAGGGAGAGGAAGCAGAGCCAGAGGTGGAGGAGATACCACCAACTGAGCCTCATGACGAAGTTGGTGAGGCTGAACCTGAGGAACAGGTGACAGACG aacCCAAACCTGCTGGTGGGGTCACCGAGGAACAACCAGAGCAACAGAATGAGGACCTTCCCTTAGCAACTCCAGACTTTCAACCAGAAGAAGTAAATACTGATACACATGTGGAGGTTAACCTGGACCTGCCAGAGTCTACAGATCCCACAGAGACATCTATCATAGACGCAGCAGTCACAATCGCTACATCGTCACCTCATGAGGATTTTGTCCAAGGCATTGAACCAGAAAAAGACGTAGAGTCTTTGGCACCCCCTGCAGAGAGCGGCGAAGCCCCCGAGGACAGAGATGATTCCAGTGGAGGTCACAGTGGAGCGACCTCGGTCTCAACAGACCTGCCTCCTGAGAACTCAAACATTCAAGAGGATGGAGTGTCAAGTCAGAACAGGACAGAGGAGGATGTGACTGAACCTCTGGAAGAAGAGAGCGGTAGTGGATTCCCCTCAGAGTCTGACGAAGGCCCGTACGAATCCACGGCGGCCCCGGCCATGAGACAAGCCAGCACCCCTCTGATGACCGCAGTGGATAAGGGCAAAGAGTTAGTGGTTTTCTTTAGCTTGAGGGTCACTAACATGATGTTTTCTGATGACCTGTTCAACAAGAGCTCCCCAGAGTATAAATCGTTGGAGAATACCTTCCTTGAGCTG ACACAGCACTCTGGGTCCAGAAACTCGCCAAAACCTGGAGCTTCCAGTAAATCTGGGCCTGGGAGAAAGACGACCTTAGCCTCCATACcg CTTCTGCCATATCTGCAATCCAACTTGACTGGATTCAAGCAGCTGGAAATTCTCAACTTCAGGAATGGCAGCGTTGTAGTGAACAGCAAGATGAAACTGGACAAACCGGTACCTTACAATCTCACGGAAGCGGTTCACTGTGTGCTCGAAGACTTCTGCAGCGCGGCATCTAAACGGCTCGACATCGAGATTGACAGTCGCTCCCTGGAAGTTGAACCAG CTGACCATGCAGACCCCTGTAAGTTCCTGGCCTGCAACGAGTTTTCACGCTGCGTGGTAAACAGTTGGACCGAAGAGGCGGAGTGTCTCTGTGATCCGGGCTACAGGATCGTGGATGGCCTGCCGTGTCAGAGCACCTGCACTTTGCAGCCAGACTACTGTCTGAATGAAGGCCTGTGTGAAATAATCCCAGGGCATGGAGCCACCTGCAG ATGCCCTGCAGGTAAATACTGGCACTACCACGGCGAGCGCTGCAATGAGCTGGTGTTGATGCCATTAGACCCTACGATAATTATGACCTGCCTCGTGGGAAGTCTCTGCTTTGTTTGTGCCATCattggcattttgttttttatcaacaAGAAATGTATAAGGATCCATAAGGCTGTAGCTTTGGT GCACACCCTTGCTCCCTATGCCTTTGAGAATACTTTGAGGGTGAACCCCGTATTTGAGAATGATGATGGTGTCTTAAGTCAAGTGTCCACATTGCCATGTCCTTCAAGTTCTGCTTCTTCCCAATCCCAACAGTCTGAGCAAGAACATTTTGCCTCAGTTGAAAACATACATCTGAGTATTGAG ATCCCCAGACAACTCTACACAACCAGATCAGAAACGTTAGTCTCAGAAATCGTGGACTTCCATCACTGTATACCACACAATGAG ACGTGGCGACCGCCAAATGAATACAGAAAGTGCTGTCTGGTAAGGGCATCAGATAACGAATGTTTCGAAGTAACAGTTGTTTGA
- the impg1b gene encoding interphotoreceptor matrix proteoglycan 1 isoform X2 — protein MILKSGLFFTLCLFTLQASRIKDLHDHGFSGLRDVKYRHFLEASRPIRHTTTVRAEQDGHRTKRSALLTTGVKVCPQETVKTVISSHRAYYKLRVCQEAIWEAFRIFLDRVPNSEEYRAWLHTCQHENLCMDDLAQNFSSSQEHLDLVAIRVAEQAEIEGVITGTTESGRDCTWTPAPFLLPTEADVIPEDPNMIKENYEEYIVEFRVTIVDPVFNKLLSNAGAVQFQEITRELTNKIIRVFEKVPGFKEIRVLGFRSEDVSVRYAVVFNGETELNDDPEGLEEPETDEDVNAPKLKHIIVKAFKQEPSLDIQTLSFEAVTTIYSVSELGLNPVKGVVSKDDTTQAPTADNIFLPTVAVIENSLEASSIKPETHTFMPFIPNIFPESTPAIIDETPLMSSAEEESTEDSAEEPGDITSGTNLETITEQGEEAEPEVEEIPPTEPHDEEPKPAGGVTEEQPEQQNEDLPLATPDFQPEEVNTDTHVEVNLDLPESTDPTETSIIDAAVTIATSSPHEDFVQGIEPEKDVESLAPPAESGEAPEDRDDSSGGHSGATSVSTDLPPENSNIQEDGVSSQNRTEEDVTEPLEEESGSGFPSESDEGPYESTAAPAMRQASTPLMTAVDKGKELVVFFSLRVTNMMFSDDLFNKSSPEYKSLENTFLELTQHSGSRNSPKPGASSKSGPGRKTTLASIPLLPYLQSNLTGFKQLEILNFRNGSVVVNSKMKLDKPVPYNLTEAVHCVLEDFCSAASKRLDIEIDSRSLEVEPADHADPCKFLACNEFSRCVVNSWTEEAECLCDPGYRIVDGLPCQSTCTLQPDYCLNEGLCEIIPGHGATCRCPAGKYWHYHGERCNELVLMPLDPTIIMTCLVGSLCFVCAIIGILFFINKKCIRIHKAVALVHTLAPYAFENTLRVNPVFENDDGVLSQVSTLPCPSSSASSQSQQSEQEHFASVENIHLSIEIPRQLYTTRSETLVSEIVDFHHCIPHNETWRPPNEYRKCCLVRASDNECFEVTVV, from the exons ACCTTCATGACCACGGTTTTTCTGGACTCAGGGATGTGAAGTACCGACACTTTCTAGAAGCCTCCAGACCTATCAGACACACCACAACTGTCAGAGCAGAGCAGGACGGACATCGGACGAAGAGGTCGGCGCTGCTCACCACGGGGGTCAAGGTGTGTCCCCAGGAGACGGTGAAAACAGTCATCAGCAGCCATCGGGCCTATTACAAGCTCAGAG TTTGTCAGGAAGCGATCTGGGAAGCGTTTCGGATCTTCTTGGACAGAGTCCCAAACTCAGAGGAGTACAGAGCCTGGCTTCACACCTGCCAGCATGAAAACCTCTGCATGGATGACCTGGCCCAGAACTTCAGCAGTTCTCAAGAGCATCTGGACCTGGTGGCCATA agAGTAGCTGAGCAAGCTGAAATTGAAGG cgTTATCACTGGAACCACTGAGTCAGGAAGGGATT GCACATGGACACCAGCACCTTTTCTGCTACCAACTGAGGCTGACGTG ATCCCAGAAGACCCCAACATGATCAAAGAGAACTATGAGGAGTATATTGTTGAGTTTAGAGTCACCATCGTGGACCCGGTATTCAACAAACTGCTCAGTAACGCAGGGGCCGTGCAGTTCCAAGAGATCACACGAGAGCTCACAAACAAG atAATTCGTGTTTTTGAAAAAGTTCCAGGATTCAAAGAGATTCGTGTTCTAGGATTTCG CTCAGaggatgtgtctgtgcgttATGCCGTGGTCTTTAATGGAGAAACAGAGCTCAACGATGACCCTGAGGGTCTTGAAGAGCCTGAAACAGACGAGGATGTCAATGCTCCTAAACTGAAACACATCATTGTAAAGGCCTTCAAACAGGAACCGTCACTggacatacagacactcagcTTTGAGGCTG TAACCACAATTTATTCAGTTTCGGAGCTCGGCCTGAACCCTGTTAAGGGCGTTGTATCTAAGGACGACACCACACAGGCGCCGACAGCGGACAACATTTTCCTCCCTACTGTGGCAGTGATAGAAAACTCTTTGGAAGCTTCTTCAATCaaaccagaaacacacacctttATGCCTTTCATTCCAAACATCTTCCCAGAAAGCACTCCAGCCATCATCGATGAGACTCCATTAATGTCATCAGCAGAGGAGGAATCCACAGAAGATTCTGCTGAGGAGCCCGGTGACATAACATCAGGTACAAATCTGGAAACTATCACAGAGCAGGGAGAGGAAGCAGAGCCAGAGGTGGAGGAGATACCACCAACTGAGCCTCATGACG aagaacCCAAACCTGCTGGTGGGGTCACCGAGGAACAACCAGAGCAACAGAATGAGGACCTTCCCTTAGCAACTCCAGACTTTCAACCAGAAGAAGTAAATACTGATACACATGTGGAGGTTAACCTGGACCTGCCAGAGTCTACAGATCCCACAGAGACATCTATCATAGACGCAGCAGTCACAATCGCTACATCGTCACCTCATGAGGATTTTGTCCAAGGCATTGAACCAGAAAAAGACGTAGAGTCTTTGGCACCCCCTGCAGAGAGCGGCGAAGCCCCCGAGGACAGAGATGATTCCAGTGGAGGTCACAGTGGAGCGACCTCGGTCTCAACAGACCTGCCTCCTGAGAACTCAAACATTCAAGAGGATGGAGTGTCAAGTCAGAACAGGACAGAGGAGGATGTGACTGAACCTCTGGAAGAAGAGAGCGGTAGTGGATTCCCCTCAGAGTCTGACGAAGGCCCGTACGAATCCACGGCGGCCCCGGCCATGAGACAAGCCAGCACCCCTCTGATGACCGCAGTGGATAAGGGCAAAGAGTTAGTGGTTTTCTTTAGCTTGAGGGTCACTAACATGATGTTTTCTGATGACCTGTTCAACAAGAGCTCCCCAGAGTATAAATCGTTGGAGAATACCTTCCTTGAGCTG ACACAGCACTCTGGGTCCAGAAACTCGCCAAAACCTGGAGCTTCCAGTAAATCTGGGCCTGGGAGAAAGACGACCTTAGCCTCCATACcg CTTCTGCCATATCTGCAATCCAACTTGACTGGATTCAAGCAGCTGGAAATTCTCAACTTCAGGAATGGCAGCGTTGTAGTGAACAGCAAGATGAAACTGGACAAACCGGTACCTTACAATCTCACGGAAGCGGTTCACTGTGTGCTCGAAGACTTCTGCAGCGCGGCATCTAAACGGCTCGACATCGAGATTGACAGTCGCTCCCTGGAAGTTGAACCAG CTGACCATGCAGACCCCTGTAAGTTCCTGGCCTGCAACGAGTTTTCACGCTGCGTGGTAAACAGTTGGACCGAAGAGGCGGAGTGTCTCTGTGATCCGGGCTACAGGATCGTGGATGGCCTGCCGTGTCAGAGCACCTGCACTTTGCAGCCAGACTACTGTCTGAATGAAGGCCTGTGTGAAATAATCCCAGGGCATGGAGCCACCTGCAG ATGCCCTGCAGGTAAATACTGGCACTACCACGGCGAGCGCTGCAATGAGCTGGTGTTGATGCCATTAGACCCTACGATAATTATGACCTGCCTCGTGGGAAGTCTCTGCTTTGTTTGTGCCATCattggcattttgttttttatcaacaAGAAATGTATAAGGATCCATAAGGCTGTAGCTTTGGT GCACACCCTTGCTCCCTATGCCTTTGAGAATACTTTGAGGGTGAACCCCGTATTTGAGAATGATGATGGTGTCTTAAGTCAAGTGTCCACATTGCCATGTCCTTCAAGTTCTGCTTCTTCCCAATCCCAACAGTCTGAGCAAGAACATTTTGCCTCAGTTGAAAACATACATCTGAGTATTGAG ATCCCCAGACAACTCTACACAACCAGATCAGAAACGTTAGTCTCAGAAATCGTGGACTTCCATCACTGTATACCACACAATGAG ACGTGGCGACCGCCAAATGAATACAGAAAGTGCTGTCTGGTAAGGGCATCAGATAACGAATGTTTCGAAGTAACAGTTGTTTGA